CAACAGCCATCGGCGCGAGACGCTGGAAGCGATCGGCTACGGCTTCATCGTTCCCTTCTTCTTCATCAATGTCGGCCTGAAATTCGACATTCCCGCCCTCTTCGCCTCGCCCAAGGCCTTGCTGCTGGTGCCGGGCTTCGTGGCGGTCGCCTTCGCCAACAAGATCATTCCCGCATTGCTGCTGGTTCCGGCGCATGGTCGGAAGATGGCCGTCGCGGCCGGCCTGCTGCTGAGCGCCCGCCTCAGCCTGATCGTCGCCGCGTCCGACATTGCGACGCGGATCGGCGTGCTCGATACGGCGACCAATGCGGCCATGGTGCTGGTTGCCATCATCAGCGCAGCCCTGGCGCCCCTTCTGTTCAACATATTGGTCGATCGGAAAGCGCCCATATTGGCGAATGCCGAAGCGTAAGGGGCAGGGGCAAGTGCCCCCCCTATCCCCCCTGCCGGACAGGCGGGCGCCCTGAGACCGGCCCGGCGCGGGTTCGTTCCAGGGGGGCCATCCCATCCATCACCGGAGGGCCGGAGAGCAGTCGCCAAATTTTCGCCGGAGTTGCTGTCCCGTGCGGGCAGATGTTGCCCGGATCAGGCGGCTTATCGGCATCGAAGCCCCTGCGCTTGGGCAACGTCATCCTCCTCTTGGAGCGGTTTCGATTGCTTGGAAATCGCTCCAAAGAACCCCTGCGTTAAATCACCGGAGTAGCCGTCGAGTCATTCGACATGCTTAGAGTCCGTTTCGAAAGTCATGATGCGCGGGCCATGCGGCGGACCAAGACCATTGCCGCAGCCGCGTAGAGGAAGGCGGTGGCGGAACTGAGGGTGGCTTCAAAGTCCTTCGCCAACCGCCTGTTTCGTCCGAGCCAAGCGAAGGTGCGCTCGACCACCCATCGACGAGGATGAACGGTAAAGCCGACCTGACCGGCTATTTTTCTAACGATCTCAATGCTGATGGATGTGGCGTTGATGACACGAGCGGCGCTGTATGCACTGTCCGCGAACGCTTTGGAGACAAAGGGGTGTCGGTGTCGAGATTGCTGCAACAAAGGGATGGCTCCGTCGCGATCCTGAACATCTCCAGCATGGATCAACAGTTCTAGGGCGCGGCCATCGGTATCGACCATGGCATGCCGTTTTCGCCCCATGACTTTCTTCCCGGCATCGTAACCGCGTGGTCCGCCTGCCTCCGTGGTTTTCACAGACTGGCTGTCGATCACGGCAGCAGACGGTGCCTCCTCTCGTCCTTGACTGCTACGGTCAGCGATGACGAGGGCATGATTAAGCGCCTGAAAAAAGCCTCGGTCACGTAGAGACGCAAACCATCTGTAGACGGTTTGCCATGGCGGAAAACCGGGAGGCAAGCAGCGCCACGGAGCGCCCGTGCGTAGGATAAACAATATGCCATCGAGCAACGCGCGCCACGACCAGCGCCGTGGCCGTCCGTTTGTCGGGGTATCCTGCGGATGACAGGCGATAATCTGCCATTCGGCGTCCGTTAGGCTGGTTGGATATCGAAGATGATCGCGGCTATGCTGCCGCCGAGTGTCGCGGGTCCACATGATCTGTCCAAGGATGGTGTAAGCAACCCCCTTGAATCAGACCATGCCGCGATGCTCAACCTCTGTCCCACCGCGAGACGTGAAGATGAGCGAAGAGCGCGATGAATATGGCTTGCCCGTCGATCCGGCGGAGCGAATGCAGCAAGTGATGCTGGGTCTCTACGATCTCATGGACGAAGCCGGTATGGCCGACTTTCCCGCTGAACTGATCGGCGAACTGAACATTGTCCGGCTCAAATTTATGGACGAATTCGAGGCCCGCTTTCCCGGATATGGAAAGGGTCGTGCCGTTTGGCGCTGACTACCCTTCGACCTTTCGAAACGGGCTCTTAGGGCCTGTCGAAGAGGCGTATCGAAGGACTGATGCTTCGATATGGGCCTTCGACTTCGCTCGGTTCCTGCTCGGCGAGTTATTGCTCGATGCTGCAAGGACATTCCGGCAATAGCCGTCCTCTCCTTTCCCAGGACTTCAAGGTTCCAGGACGCAAAAAAAGAGGCCCGACATTTGCCGGGCCTCCCTTTCTTTCCTGCGTCAGCGATCAGACGACGATCGGATCGTCTTCCATCGCCTGCTGGATGAGGTGCTTCTTGTCGTCGAACTGCGGCGAAACCTTCAGGTCCATGCCGAGGGTGTTTTCGTCCTCGTCATGGGTGAAGCCCAGGCTGTGGGTCGCTTCGAACATCACGCCGCCCGGGGTACGGACATAGGTGGATTCGAAATAGCCGCGGTTCTTGCGGTCCGAGAAGTCGGTGAAGCCGACGCCCTCGGTGTCGAACTTGATCCGGGCCTGGACGTCCATGTCGGGCACGGCGAAGGCGCCGTGGTGGATGATGCCTTCCGCGATCGTCCAGCTACCCTGGCGCACGTCGGGTTCATGAAGCAGGTCGATGATCGTGCCTGCTTCCGTCGAACCCTTCACGCGGTAGCGGTGACGATTGCCTTCCTCGCCGATCTTCTCGAAATTCCAGCAATTCTCCATGAAGAAGTCCATGTCCTCCAGCTCGCGCACGGAGGCCGTCCAGCTATGGAAACCGCGCTGGGCATATTCGAGCGGCACATAGGGCGAATCATAGGGCGCCCGCGTGTCGGTCTCGTCCTCCAGCACCTCGAATTCGATGCCGCAGTCGGGATGCTGGAAGCTCACGAAGCGCTGACCGAAGCGGGTGCCCGGCGCGCTGGTCTCGATGCCATGCTTGTTGAGGTGGCCGATCCACCATTCCAGCGACCCCTTGGGGATCGAATAGGTGCAGACGGTGAACTGGTTGGAACCCTTGCGGCCCTTCAGGCCCGTGCGACGGGTGGGGAAGGTCGTCATGACGGTGCCGGGCGTGCCCAGTTCGTCCGCGAAGTAAAGGTGATAGATGGGAATGCTGCCATCATAGAACAGGGTCCGCTTCACGAAGCGCTGGCCCAAGACCTTCACGAAAAAGTCGATGTCGCCCTGGGCTGTGCCGGTGCAGATGGTGATATGATGCAGGCTGGTGATATGGTTCGTATCCACGATCGCTCTCCAAGATCAAAATATAGTCCGAAAATCGCGCCTCTGCTTTTCGCCTGGCGGCGAGGAGCGGGACCTCCATTGAAATAGCACTCCAAAGCCGTTTACTCCACGCGGGTTCACGAATATCCGGCATTCGAAAAGCGAATGTTCCTGGCCATGCAGCGCTTTACGCAATAGCAGGGTTTCCGGTGCTTTCTCATTCGGAAACCGGAAATGGCGCAATGATTTCCTTCATGCATTTGACTGTGTTTCAGGCCCTGATGCGGGCGAAAAGCGTGGGGGTGGCGGCGGAGATGCTGGATATGCCGCAGCCCACGCTCAGCCGTCATCTCAAACAGCTCAGGGAGCATTTCGGGAACCAGCTTTTCGTGCGGACCAGCCGGGGCCTGGAGCCCACGTCCCTGGCCATCACCGCCGCGCCCGCCGTGTCGCAGACATTGGAACTCTATCATTCCCGCCTGAGCGGCGAGCCGACATTCGATCCCGCGACTTCGAACCGCGATTTCCACATCGCGGCTTCGGACGTCGGGCATCTGCTCGTCCTTCCCCGCGTCCTGCAATGGGTGCGCGATCTGGCGCCGGGCGTGCGGTTCAAGGCCATTCCCCTGGGAGGGGAAAAGCTGATCGCCCGGCTCGAGACCGGCGAGGTCGACATCGCGATCGGCAGTTTCCCGGCGCTCTATGCCGGCGTCGTCGAACAGACGCTTTTCCCGGAGGAATATGTCTGCGTCGTGCCGCGAAGCTATCTGCCCGCCGGGCGCCTGACCATGAACAGGTTTAAGGCCGCCCGGCACGTCCTGGTCGACGGCCGCCACCTTGGCCACATCCATGAGGATGTGGAAAAGCTGCTTCGCAAGATCGTGGGTCCATCGAACATCACCGTCATGGCGGAGAGCTTCCTCCTGAGCGCCCATATAGCCGAGCAGTCGGAACTGATCCTGACCACGCCCTCCCGCCTTACCGGCTTGCTGAACACCAAGAGCGTCCGCATTCTCAAGCCGCCCGTCGCCCTTCCAGGCTTCACCGTGAAGCAATATTGGCATGAGAGATTCCATGACGATCCCGGCAATCGCTGGCTGCGCGGAATTCTGTCCCGCATGCGCGGCCTTTCGGAGGAGGGCGAAGGCCCGTCCTTGCCCGAATTCGCCGGCGGCGCGGCAGAGGGCGATGGCGCTTCGAATCCGGATATTCGCAATTCGCTCTATGAATAAGTGCCGCGCCGCGCCCCGCCGGAAGGCGAGCCATGCGGCCGGCGAGCCAAGGATGGGGCGGGTCGGGAAAAGGAAAAACACTATAAAATACATATGCTTGCGGGAATTTTCTTCATGTCCGGACCGGCCCGTTCCGGTCGTTGCGACAGCCCTGCCGAACAGGGGGCGGGCGGTTCCCGCACCGGCATGGGCGGGCCTGGCCCCTTGTGCGTCTGCCCGATTTCCCCTTTTATCGGTCGACTTGGCTCATGGCGAAGCGCTGGCAGCAGGCAAAGATCCTCTGCCCTGGATATTCGCCAATTCTAATGAGATAGAGAGGAAGCGTGATGCAATTCGTTTATGATCCCCTACCCTATAGGGTCATTTTCGGCGCGGGTTCGGTGCGGCGGGTGGCTGACGAGCTTTCGCATGTCGGCAGCCGCGCGCTGGTGCTTTCGACGCCGGAGCAGGCCGGCAGCGCGCAGGAGCTTGCCGCCACCCTGGGCGACAAGGCCGTGGGCCTGTTCAGCAAGGCGGTCATGCACGTCCCGGTCGCGACGGTCGACGCGGCGGCTGCCGTCGCCAGGGAACTTGACGCCGATTGCACGGTCGCCATCGGCGGCGGGTCCACCGTCGGGCTGGCCAAGGCGCTCTCGCTTCGGCTCGACCTGCCTTCGCTCGTCGTTCCGACCACCTATGCGGGTTCGGAAGTCACCCCGATCTGGGGCCTGACCGAAGATGGGATCAAGACCACGGGTCGCGACAAGAAGGTGCTGCCCAAGGTGGTCGTTTACGACCCCGATCTCACCCTGTCGCTGCCCGCCGAAATGTCGATCGCAAGCGGCCTCAACGCCATCGCCCATGCGATGGAGGGGCTTTATGCCTTCGACGGCAATCCCATCGTCTCCTTGATGGCGGAGGAAAGCATCAGGGCGCTCGCCAGGAGCCTGCCGCTGATCAAGGCCGATCCCACCGATGCGAAGGCGCGGGGCGACGCGCTCTATGGCTGCTGGCTCGCCGGCAGCGTCCTGGGCGCGGCGAGCGTCGCGCTGCACCACAAGCTCTGCCACACGCTGGGCGGCACCTTCGACATGCCGCATGCGCAGACCCACACCGCCGTGCTGCCCCACGCGATCGCTTATAATGCGCCGTCGGTGCCGGAGGCGATGGAACGGGCCAGCCGCGCACTGGGCGGCGGCGACCCCGCGACCAAGCTGTACGAACTGGCGGTGGGCCTGGGCGCGGAAATGTCGCTGGCGAAGCTCGGCATGCCCAAGGACGGCATCGCGAAGGCCGCCGCGCTGGCGGTCGCCAACCCCTATCCCAACCCCCGTCCGATCACGGAGGAGGGCATCGTGCAGCTTCTGAGCCGCGCGGTGGAGGGGCTTCCGCCGATCACCGCATAAGCCAAGGCCTGATCCTGGAACAGTGCCGGCCGCATCCGATCATTTCCGGATGCGGCCGGTTCTCGATCATCCGGCGCTCCCGTTCGGCCAAGGCCAAGGACGGGGCGAAATTCAGCGGCTTTCCGCGCCGAGCCAGCCCTGCACCGCCGCCTTGATCGGCAACGGCAGTTCATGCCCGCCTTCATAAGGGATGAAAGTCGCCCGCGCGCCGCTGGGGCCGGAGAGATAGGCTTCCGCCTGCTCGAACTTGTGGCGCGGGATCACATCGTCGAATTGGCCCCGGCAGAAGAGGACCGGCTTGTCGAGCAGGCCGTTGTCCGGCAGGTCGCCGTCCTCCACCGCGAAGCAGCCGCCGATCATGATGAGGCCGCTATAGGCCCCCGGATTGCTGAGCAGAAGACTGGCGGCCATCGCGGCGCCGTTGCTGAAACCGCATAGCCAGGGCCGTTGGCGGCCGGTATCTGCGGCGATCCAGTCGCCGACCTTCGACGTTTCGCCCGACAGGCTGGAGGGCAGGGCGACGCCGATCCCGGCATTTTCGAACCAGGCGAACCCCGGCCCCTGGGGAAGCGGCCCGCGATAGGAGCGAACATTCGCGCGGCCGAAAAGGGGCAGCGCGAACCCCGCTTCCCTTTCGGTGCTGCCGCGGCCGTGAAGATATACGATGTCGCGGCCGGACGGAATGTCGGGATTGTCGTATCGCATGACGATGGCATTGTCTCGAGACATGTTCGCTTCCAATTCCTGGCGATGCGAAGCCGAAGCGGCGTCCGGTCCGACGGCGTCGGCCCGGCTGCTCCGGCTTCCTGTTTTAGCGGGCTTTCCGGTCGGCGGATATTCCGCCTGCCGGGAAATGCTCAAGGCGACCATAGCATGCGATGGCTGCTTTCAAAGCGCGGTCGCTCAATCCCCATGACCGATTTGTGGGCAGTTGGCCCCGTTTCGATCAAATCCGTATCGCGAATATTCCTAATTCATTTGCAGCAATTTCCTCCGCAGGCGAAAGCTGCGATCCTTTCCGGACGGCCCGATAAGCATAATAATCACCGACGTGCCGGATAAGACAGGCGCTGATCCATAACAGCGCATGGAGAGGATATTCCTATGCTTCGATCTCCGGGCAATGCGCGGCGCGTCCGTCGCAATCCGCTCCCGGCCTCGACGTCCGCTGGCCCGCTCGCTGCGTGTCCGGCCCATGCGCAACATGGTCCAGGGGGAAACCCCGCCGCCTGTTTTCCGGAACGGCGGGAATGGCCCGATGAACTGCGCGGGCAGGCAAGTTGCGACCGTGCACCGGCTGGAATTCGTCAGTAGGGGAAGATCGAATGCCTAATGGAATGCGCTGTTTGGATCCCTCGATCGCCGATCGGATCACATCATTGTCGACGATGAGAAATAATGAGGAGATATTCGAAACATTCGGCTTCAGCTATAACACGCTGAGAAAAGTCTCGAACGGCATGCCGCTTCGCAGGTCACTTGCGGATCGGATTGAGGAACGTGCCAGAAAGGTTTTCGAAGCCGATGGATTTTTGAACATTTCGGCCTGATCGCATCGGATGGAATGCTCCGGCCTGTCGTTTCGGAGCGTTTTCCGACCGGGCGGATGATTGCTTCCGTTCGGGGCGACGCTCCGGTGCCGAACATATGCATTAAGCCATTTTTTGCCCAGTCCGCAGGAGAATTGCAGGGACATGTTGAAGCTCTACTACAATCCAGGTTCATGCTCATTGGCGTCCCATGCCGCATTGGAGGAAGCCGGCCTTCCTTATGAGGCGGAGCTGATCGACCTGACGCAAAACGCCCAGTTTTCAGACGCCTATCGTCAGAAAAACCCGTGGGCGCGGGTGCCCGCGCTCCAGATCGGCGATGATGTCCTGACCGAAAATATCGCCATCCTCAACCATATCGCGGAACTCGTGCCCGAAAAGGCCTTGCTGCCCACGGAAGGCCTTGCCCGCGCCCGGGCCCTGGAATGGCTCGGGCTCTGTTGCAAAGATTGGCGGCAGTCAGAGGTAGGCTGTCGCTCTGCGCCGATCAGGCGGCTGCTGCGAAATGGTGGTTGAGCATGCCCATGGCCTCCGTCAGCGCCGAGGGCCCAATGCCAAAAGCTCTCTCCACAAGGCGCACCTCGCCCCTGATGCCGGGCTGCAGGCACCAGGGGCGAGCCTGTCCTTTGCGCAGGGCTCGCATGACTTCGAATCCCTTGATCGTGGCATAGGCCGTGGGGATCGATTTGAAACCGCGCACCGGCTTGATCAGTATCTTGAGCTTTCCGTGATCGGCCTCGATCACGTTATTGAGATACTTCACCTGCCGGTG
The window above is part of the Sphingobium sp. MI1205 genome. Proteins encoded here:
- a CDS encoding IS5 family transposase codes for the protein MWTRDTRRQHSRDHLRYPTSLTDAEWQIIACHPQDTPTNGRPRRWSWRALLDGILFILRTGAPWRCLPPGFPPWQTVYRWFASLRDRGFFQALNHALVIADRSSQGREEAPSAAVIDSQSVKTTEAGGPRGYDAGKKVMGRKRHAMVDTDGRALELLIHAGDVQDRDGAIPLLQQSRHRHPFVSKAFADSAYSAARVINATSISIEIVRKIAGQVGFTVHPRRWVVERTFAWLGRNRRLAKDFEATLSSATAFLYAAAAMVLVRRMARAS
- a CDS encoding glutathione S-transferase N-terminal domain-containing protein, with amino-acid sequence MLKLYYNPGSCSLASHAALEEAGLPYEAELIDLTQNAQFSDAYRQKNPWARVPALQIGDDVLTENIAILNHIAELVPEKALLPTEGLARARALEWLGLCCKDWRQSEVGCRSAPIRRLLRNGG
- a CDS encoding maleylacetate reductase, coding for MQFVYDPLPYRVIFGAGSVRRVADELSHVGSRALVLSTPEQAGSAQELAATLGDKAVGLFSKAVMHVPVATVDAAAAVARELDADCTVAIGGGSTVGLAKALSLRLDLPSLVVPTTYAGSEVTPIWGLTEDGIKTTGRDKKVLPKVVVYDPDLTLSLPAEMSIASGLNAIAHAMEGLYAFDGNPIVSLMAEESIRALARSLPLIKADPTDAKARGDALYGCWLAGSVLGAASVALHHKLCHTLGGTFDMPHAQTHTAVLPHAIAYNAPSVPEAMERASRALGGGDPATKLYELAVGLGAEMSLAKLGMPKDGIAKAAALAVANPYPNPRPITEEGIVQLLSRAVEGLPPITA
- a CDS encoding alpha/beta hydrolase; this encodes MSRDNAIVMRYDNPDIPSGRDIVYLHGRGSTEREAGFALPLFGRANVRSYRGPLPQGPGFAWFENAGIGVALPSSLSGETSKVGDWIAADTGRQRPWLCGFSNGAAMAASLLLSNPGAYSGLIMIGGCFAVEDGDLPDNGLLDKPVLFCRGQFDDVIPRHKFEQAEAYLSGPSGARATFIPYEGGHELPLPIKAAVQGWLGAESR
- a CDS encoding LysR family transcriptional regulator — protein: MHLTVFQALMRAKSVGVAAEMLDMPQPTLSRHLKQLREHFGNQLFVRTSRGLEPTSLAITAAPAVSQTLELYHSRLSGEPTFDPATSNRDFHIAASDVGHLLVLPRVLQWVRDLAPGVRFKAIPLGGEKLIARLETGEVDIAIGSFPALYAGVVEQTLFPEEYVCVVPRSYLPAGRLTMNRFKAARHVLVDGRHLGHIHEDVEKLLRKIVGPSNITVMAESFLLSAHIAEQSELILTTPSRLTGLLNTKSVRILKPPVALPGFTVKQYWHERFHDDPGNRWLRGILSRMRGLSEEGEGPSLPEFAGGAAEGDGASNPDIRNSLYE
- a CDS encoding ring-cleaving dioxygenase, which gives rise to MDTNHITSLHHITICTGTAQGDIDFFVKVLGQRFVKRTLFYDGSIPIYHLYFADELGTPGTVMTTFPTRRTGLKGRKGSNQFTVCTYSIPKGSLEWWIGHLNKHGIETSAPGTRFGQRFVSFQHPDCGIEFEVLEDETDTRAPYDSPYVPLEYAQRGFHSWTASVRELEDMDFFMENCWNFEKIGEEGNRHRYRVKGSTEAGTIIDLLHEPDVRQGSWTIAEGIIHHGAFAVPDMDVQARIKFDTEGVGFTDFSDRKNRGYFESTYVRTPGGVMFEATHSLGFTHDEDENTLGMDLKVSPQFDDKKHLIQQAMEDDPIVV